From the genome of Drosophila gunungcola strain Sukarami chromosome 3L unlocalized genomic scaffold, Dgunungcola_SK_2 000005F, whole genome shotgun sequence:
AGGAACAAAAAGACGCGGACGCGCCCTTGCAGTGTGTATACACATACAATCTACAGGAACACAGGGCCTGCTTCACTGGAGGTGATTACGGACTTGTTGTGCACCCTCGCGACACTGGCAAGAACgcgaaaatggaaaattcgGGTTTTCCTCTCCTGCTTTCTTTGTATTCCACTACACAAACAAATTACGCGAAGTTCAGGCGTCCGCACGTCCAACgcaatcgtatttttttttcgaatgcTATAGTGTGGCCAACGCAGCCGGGCTTTTTTCGAATGGAATTAATGTGACCAAAATTGGGCctctttcttttaaatttaatgtcaTATGGAGCACCCGTTTACCCAACTGTTAAATATTGAGTGCATTAAGGCATATGTTAAGAAGTTTAACAGAAAGTGTGCAAGAAATGGAGGGAAGTGCTCAAGAACTTGAGTGAAATGAGCAAGAACTTGAGTGGAGTGCAAAAACTGGGAGTGAAAAGTTTACAGTTAAAAGTAGCAAGAAAACATCGGCTTCTTCGATGTTTCCGTCCTAACGCGTTCGGCATCGAGAGACTCTGTGTTCACACTGTCCAACgtttttttcagtttgttatttttaaataactagtATTCATTtagttaattatatttgttgccggtattataaataaatactttttgatctgaatcaaaatattatcaaaattgtaattgctttttgattttaataaattcatattGTTGTTAGTGATCAAGACAACCCCCTTTTCAGTcccttatttaaaatttgttaagttTAGTACTAATTTATTGGTTAAGTAGCTAGTAATAACTAGTGAggtagaatatatataaatatacaaaaatttgaaaaattaataaataaatggtgtgtaaataaaatgtcattaatatattattgGGGGACTGGGTGGCGAAGTGTTTTACAAGCCTGCCTGCCGAATATCTACATTTCCAATTTCAATTGTAAGCAACTTCAGACAGAGGACGTCATAAATTGAATAATGCGTTTTTAAGTGACGCTAAGACGCATTCTTCAGTAAATTGTGCAATTGTCTGAGCGGTCCGAATTAGACAGCACAAACATACACGACAGCAGACCCAGTTCTTCAGCAGCACACAAGCCCCAAGATTGAAATCTCGAGGCGTCGATTAGACCCCGGGCTCTGCGTGAGTTCAACGATCTCTAAATTGGTCGCTGCTAGTTACGAGTTTGTAAATTGTGATGCATGCCGATGCAATTGGACCACTCTCCTCCAGTGTCCGCCGCATTTATTTGATTGACTTGTATTTCATGTAGACGCAGAGTTCTGAGCGTGCTCCTCAACCCCAAGCGGAAACTAGCATTTAACGTCCTTACCATTGCGATCTCCATCTATCTCTGGTTATTTGTATGACCAGTATTTTTCTTGTAGAAATTTACCGTActgtttaataaattgtattactATTTTCAATGTGTGATTTGTGGATGCTGCTTTCATATTTctcacaaatttaaaaacataaacacaaGAATGAATGACAGCAAGGTGGGGGGAAAATTCCAAAGCTAGCTTAAACACAATCAgtatcatttttaattatttatttcttggaAATTTCCTTTGCGACTAAGACATACGTACATTCACATTAATCGCTCGATATTAAAGCGGATCAAAACTCAATGTGCCGTGTAAAAATTTCAATGGAGCACTCAGATGAACAGAGATGATCGGAAAGTATTTCACACATTCCAATCGATTTCGCGGCgaacaaatgattttaattgtaaacaTGTGCACCAATGAATTTATAAACCCGCATCTATGACAGGTCAAGATTGGATGTCGGATGCTGGCACCAGCATCTCGTTTCAAGTGGCTGCAAAGCGGTAAAGAAATTCCTCTTTGAGTCAGCGAATCGCATTTGAAACGATTCAAAAAACGTCTGCCGAGTCTCTCACGCAGAGTTGATTTTCCAATTCCGACTTGGGTACAGTTCAGTAACTGCGTTGTTATAGCGCACTCCAGGAAGCAGATTTTGCGGTCGACCCGGGATATGGTGCCTAAAAAAAAGTTGGAAACATCTCGGGACACATGTGTGGGAACGGAGCCTGAGTCTATTTTGGACACCCTTCAAACTGCGAAAATGAAGAGGCAGAAGTAGTTAAGCGTATGGGAGTTCCTTCCCACGCACATGTGACATGCACCACATTCGGTTCGCTCAGCAACTAAAAAGACAGCGGCAGAATGCACTGCAGATCATCGCCAGAATCAAAACTTGTACAGGGGGAATCCCACGGTCATAGATGGAGACCATATGCGCTGACAAAGTATTTTTGGAACACTCAATCTTATCGTGAGGAGGGAGGCTTCCCAGCTCCGTTCCAATTTAACTTTGTCCAATTTGGCATTAAAACTTGTTTATGACATACCTTCTCCACTTATGGTGTCTTTCCCAAACTCGACGGTACTTTAATATCGCCACCCCAAGCCTTATTTAAAAGACGTCGCACTTCACACATATCGTcgtgtatttttataaaaacacttttcaaATCCAAAGACCAGTGGGGGACTGTCGAACGCCACGGGTGCGATGCAGCAGCTACTGCTGAACAAACATATTGAGTGTCTCATTCGGGGAGGTGATTAGTCTGCAATCTCGCATCATGGGGCGGAACAGCCAACTACCTCTGTAGatgagaaagaaaaaaattagtttcgacagcataaacaaaatatacaaacgTGGATTTTGTGTACGGCAAACCCTAAGTCGGCATAAGTCACTGCCTGAGTGATTATAAGCAGGAGTATTTCAGTAGATCTGTATGACATTAAATTCTAATAACATCCAATTACGTGCCTATTTGCGGCCAACAGCAATAGTGCGTTGCCGCCACGATGGTGCTGAGCCACACACAACAGTTTGAAGATCTTTTATAACTTTGAAATAGATGGATTAACAAAGGCAGTTGGTGTGCGCACGCAACTGAACGAGGGTCGGTTCCTGGGGTGCAGTGTTTGGTAAGAGCACGCACAGGATGTGCGTGTCATCGGACGTGGGCGCGCCCGAAGCAGAGCACGGCCGTACCTTCGTCGAAAAGCCTGCACGTGGTAAACACACCCCGTGAAACATACCGCGGCACGCACATGGTCAGACTTACTGTGTCAAGTCGAATTTGGGTCATGTTCTAAAAAATGATTTGGCAGATGGCAATGGGGGATGATTAAGGCTATTCAATTTCACTTGAGTTTACCCTGGGTACTCGaccttaaacattttttctgacGTTCTGATAAATTGTCAAGGGAGGACACGAGATTGCTTTAGGGCTTTAAAACACTCATATCCTGCGTTTAAAGAACCAAAATCGACAAACCCACCAAGACTATGACTTAGTCTTTCAAATCGGCAATCAACCGATCGAAACTAAAAGGAAGGGGAAAAAACAGGCTAATGCCTTCAAATGACAGACAAGGGATCGGATCGGCATTCGGACTAAAAAATCACTCCAGTCTAAAACTATCTGTACAATTTGTTTACACAGTTTATAGCCACTCTCTACCTCTAGCTCTACCTACTCCGATAAACATGACTTTTTTGGCTTGGCACGTAACAGTCTTGCCCTTGAGTGCCATGGTATTAGTAAAGTTCGTCGTGCCTAGCAGTTTCTGCGTTGTTTCCTTACTTTTCGCCCATTTTATTTAACCGCTTACCTATTTATGGCACTACCTATTAGAATCGACTAGGATTCTACCTATTAGAATCACTTACCTTTGTTGAAACTCCTACTTTCTTTTCCTGGAACCATTAGTTGATTGGGCTTTCGGACGCTGCCCTTTTCGCATGCTACGCTTGCGGTTCTCATTCTTTCGCTCCGCATTGTCCTCGTTGCGCTTCTTAATGAACTCCAGTCGCATGCGTGACTTGACAATCTGTTCGGGGCGTCGCATCTCCTTGTCGTTGCCGCTGAGACGCTTTTTCAGTTCAAGCTTCACGTTGTGCCGAGCATGTCGGCTGACTGGATATCGCTGGGCATGGCTCAGAGGCTTAGCGTTTTCGACATCGTTTTCTGCGTTTTCACGCTGCAGCTGGTCCTCGATCTTCGACTTCTCCTTCCATTCGGTGTAGCGACCCGTTTTAAAGGAAGCTGGAATCCATGCACCGGACTCGGTTCGAATTTTGTTGGCACGAGGATCCTGAACTGAGaccatttttttcttaatgcGGTCCCACTTCTTGAGTCCAGGCTTATGCCTAACCTCCTGGGATGAGTTGCAGTCCGACACAGAAAACTCAGCATTCTGGGCCTGGCGCTCAAACGTGTTGATGGCCAGGCCATCCTCCGTGTGCTTGTCTGCCGACTGGTAAGGAACATAGTGCTCGTCGTCCTTGCTGTTTATCTTGcgcttctttttctttggcTTGTCCTTGTACAAAGCGTCCATGTTTTGGAATCTTTTGGGTGCAACGACTTTGTTAAATGTACTGCTGATGGCTTCCTCGTCGGCGGTTAGCATTCTGGCTGAACTTGTTCTTTGCGTCTCGGCCTCTTTTCTCGCCTCGTCGATGTCCTCGTCTGCGCGCTGTTGCCTAAACTTTTGAATCACATCCGCGTGCTGGGAACGTTTTTCTTTCATTACGACAAATTGCTTAGACTTTTGCGTGGTGTTAAGTTCAAAAACGGTCTGAAATGTCCAAAAAAGATTACAAAAATTTCTCGTTGTCTAAAATGTATCTGGTCAACTTACACCACCTGATCGATAACTGCGCATTTTAACCAGTATTTCGTGCTTCTCCTCCTGCAACTTGCGTTCTGCGGCAGCCACCTTTGACTGCGACTCGGCTGACTGGCCATTAACTTCAGCAGCCTGGGCGAGAACGGGCGCAGCTGTGAAGAAATCCTCCAAAGGCTTTAGCGCGTAGAACTTGATTTTCTTTACGCGCGCATTGGCATCTGTTGAAGCCACTGGTCTGGAACTCAAGTATTTCTTGTAAGCGTTTTCGCTGGTGCGCAGTACTCCGGCctgcaataattaaattgtagaCAGCAACAAAAGTAGACAGGAAATTAAAGATTATACTTACAATGTGGTGGCTCTTCTTGATATCGGTCACTGTTAGGTGCTCTTCTTCCAGCAAATCTTGCGGAATGGTTCCCATTGCCGAACTGTCGTTGATATTAAAGGGCCTGTTCAAGAACAAGTGAAGATCCAATAGATGGGCCGTGTCGTCGGTGGAAAAAATCGAGTATGCAGTACCTGTGCGACCAGCTCGAGCACAACGTCCAACCCGGTGCACAAACAATTTTGGTTTACCTGGAAAGTGTAGGTTCACCACAAAGTCTAAGCTGGGTATGTCGATTCCGCGTGCCGCCACGTCCGTTACAATTAGCACAGAAACCTTCTTGTTTACAAACTTGGCTGTGTTAATTTTGCGAGCTGCGGGGTCTAAACTAGAGTAGACCGAGGTATTAGAAATTCCAGCCTCAGTGAGGATGTAAGAAATAAGCTCCACATGATGCTGCGTTCCGGCAAACACCACGGTCTGCGATACCATTGGGATAACGTATTTCAAGAGAACGACGAGAGCTGTGTAGCGGTCGTCCGGCCGGCAATAGAGAAACTTTAGAGCCAGTGCATCTGGGAGCTTGGACTCAACGTCCAACCGAATAAGAACAGGGTCGTTAAGTCCTGCGCGCGCGAAGTCTACCAACAGCTTGGGCAGCGTGGCCGAAAACATGACCATCTGCCGGGAGGCCGGCAATCTGTGCAGCGTTTCGTTTAACTGCTCACCAAAGCCCATCTCGAACAGTCGATCAGCTTCATCAAACACGACATATTCTGTAAAATCGACAGCATTAGTCCTTGCGTTAATGTCCTTGAATGGTCATATTACCTATCGAATTCAGCTTCAAGTCCATTTCTACGCACAAATGTAGGAAACGACCAGGCGTGGCTACAATGACGTCGGGGCATGTGTGTATAGCCGAGAACTGCGAGTCCATGGAGTCACCACCTAACACCAAAATCGTCTTAAGCTCCATAAAGCGTCCCAGCTCCTTAACGAACTTGTACGTCTGTACCGCCAGCTCACGCGTGGGCGACAAGATCAGGGCACGGGCGCCTTTAGTGGGCTCCCGCCGCTGCAGCTTTTCAAATAGCGGAATCAAGAAGCAAGCCGTCTTGCCAGAGCCAGTCTTGGCCATGGCTACCACATCGCGCCCCTCCAGGATCAAGGGAATAGTCTTCCGCTGAATGGGAGTCGGTACCTTGTAACCGCGCTTGGTGATCCCTTTTATCAAATCGAACCCCAGACCCATTGACTGGAAGCCTCCGCTCTTTTTGGACTTGGGCTTACTTTTGTGGATGTCGTCGCCTTGTCCGACGGTGCCGGCATCATTGTCCACCGACGGGAACCCTGGTATTTCATCGGCTTGCTTTTTGCGCTGCCAATTTgtataaatgttattaattattcaatataaatgtaaatttcttaccatttttataaatgttgttttgACGGAACACGTGTGCAGTGCAACCTCggcatcaaacaaaaaaaaatctcaaaaaaaaatactaaaacaaCTGTGCCCTGCTAAATTGAGATTAATGGATATTCCGCGCCACTTATATCCAATACtgctttctttttaaataaaaaaaaattcccaatgataaacttaaaatatgaaaCATTTGTTTAATACGGGTATAATATAAAACTATCTTAAAATATCATCCTAAAGAGCGATTAACGAATATAATGTGTTTATGATAGTACACAACAATAGTAATAAAACTATCGATTGTTGCTGGCAGAGTTGCCAGATCTCAAATTCAAATTGCTGAATACAGCTTAAATTTTTGCGCCCAAAAAAATACAGCTGATAAATGCTGAGTTAGCACAACAATGCAAGGGCAATTaactattacatttttaaaaaagttttattaaaatgatgCAAAATCGTTTCTTAATGATCGACTAAAAATGCACTTTAAGGTAGATAATTAGCTGACCACGTCCGTAGCCaacattttaacttttttgcagttatttttaacatttaagttAATACGGTTCTGATATAAAATGGTATGAAATCGTACGCTTAATGGGCGATTAACAATGCGCTTAACGGTATATGAAACTCTTCTTAACGCTTACCTTAAGGTATTTACAATAAACCTATCTTAGCTCTAGCTAAACGTCGTCCACAAAATCCAGATCCGCCTCCGACTCTCGCACCAGCACCATCTGCTCCAGGCGGTCGATGCGCCTTAGCATCTCCTCCTTTTCCCGCTGAAAGCAGTCTGCGCGCCGGCGCAGTTCTTCGTTTTGCCGTCGCAGCTCATGTAGCTGACGACAAATTTCTGAAGATGTCAGCAGTGGCATCACGCTAGGAGTCTTTGCCGAGGGAAGCTTTGTCGCACTCACAAAAGGTTTGTTGGGGACCACCCCGTTGTTCGTTGGACTCAGTCCAGATCCTGCCGTCAGTGAGGGCCGGAGCTGTATCGTCTGCACGGTCCCCACCTGTCCCCTGAGAGAACTGGCAGATGCGGGATGGTTTGCAGGCAGTGTAGGTGGAACCACGGCTTCGTTGAGGCCCGGTGAGTCATCTAATATGGTGGTGGGCTCCAGGGGTCTCTGCAGGGATGGTAGCTTTAACTAAAAGGAAAGAAAACGCCAACTGTTTTTGAgtttcttgcgtttctgggCGGCCTAAGCTAGGAGGTCATTAAGGTGAACTAATCTTAGAAGTAGATGAGTAGGCAGCCACCACAAACCTGTCGAGCCTGCAACTGCCGCATGTTGACTAGTTTGGTGCCATCGGGAAGTTGACGAACCATTCCAGAGCTGTCAGAAGGTgcaagatttgtaaaaaatgaattaaaattatagaATCAACATACCTGGCCAATGATGCAGGTATCTTCTGCAGGGACTTTGGCTGACTATCCGATCCGCAGAGCTTTTTGAAATCAGTCAACGAGATTATGCGTATATTCTGCTCAAAAAAAGATTGTCTTATGGAAAAGTGCTAaagatagaaaaaaaaaataataccttGTTCTTGGTAACCCCTGCCGGCGACGTAAGTTCTTTTTGCTTAATTACATTCATGCGAATCTTCTGAGGGGGCGAGTTGCTGACATTCGGGCGGAGAGCGACGACCGGGTTCCTAGCACTGCCGTTTACGGACTGCTTGGCGCCAAGGCCTGCTTTCGTTTCGTGCAGCAACATACGTCCACCTTCGGAAAGAACTAGTTGGCGGCCATTCTGCAGCGCCGTGTTCAGCATTTCTTTCGAAGCCTCGTCATCGTTTTCCTGCATCATGTCTGCAATTCCGTGAGTCTTCAGCATGTTTAGAGCAGAGTTTCCCAGAACGTTCGTATCTGGAGGTAACATAATAGGATTTCAATCTTTTGAAGACTTCGAATTATTAAACTCACGCCCTCGCAGGTTTTCCAAAACATCCATTCGTTCTTCCACCGACATTTCCCGGTCGTCAAggctttttgtgttttccgCTTCGTCCATTATTGAGTTAACAGCCTCACTGGTTTCTTTCTGCGAATTGATTGAGAAGTAAAGTATAAGCATCCTTTCATACAATTGTCCACTGGTGGGTGAGTTCTACAGTCCAAAGTAGGGTATGTTAGATGCCTATTGGGACTTTGGGATTTTTGTAGCAACCAAATATGGAATGTCTGAGGTACATACTCTGTTCTTATGCGTTTTTCGCTGGAGTTCGGTAAGCGCAGCCAAAGGCAGCAAGAAATCGTACATTAATTAGAATATGAGTAGACATGACATAAGCATAAGCAAAACATAAGATTAACTAACAGTTATCCGACTACTGCGGAATCCTACTTGCGCACTTACCTCGGTTTCCTCGTTGAACTTCTTACTGGCCTGTGCCTGCCGTGCTGCCTCTAACTCCGCCAGCACATCTGCCTGTTCCGTGTACACAGCCAGTCCGATCGGCGTCTTGCCGAACTTGGAGACCAAGGCGACATCTGCTTGACACTTGAGCAGCAGTCGTACAATGCCCTTGTGCCTCTTCTCAACGGCCCAGTGGAGTGGAGTCATGCGTAGCTGAAAGACGAATATATAGACGATTTTTGAGCACCCATTAACTGTGCCGTTTGGATATGTTCTTACCATGTCGCGGGAGTTAACGCTGCACTTAAGCGCCAGCAGCAAACTGACCACCCGCTCGTGCCCGTAGTAGCAGGCCAGGTGGAGCGGCGTCCGGTCGACCTTGGTCTTGGCGTCCATGTTAATGCCTCCCTGCAGGAGGATCTCGCAGATCTCTAGCTGGTTGTTCATGGCAGCGAAGTGCAGCGCCGACATACCAAGCCAGTCGGACGCGAAGGGCGCTCCATGGGCCAACGCCGTCTTGACGCCAGCCACATCGCTGTCCCTCGCGCACTGAAGCAGCTGTTTGCCCAGGTCCACGCATGTGGCGGGTCCTAGCAGGTTGCCCTTCTTGTGCTGGGCTTCTCCTTCGGTGCGCTAAAAGAGAGTCACCCGCACTGGATTAACTCAAGCTCAGGAGCAGCGCTGCTTTAAAACTCACAATCTCGTAGTGCATCAGGTTGGAGTGCTCCATGGGATACACAATATTTCCGTCCGCGCGCAGAGTGGCCACAACTTTGCTGGTGCCGCTGTGACTGTGCATCTTAGCATGCGAACACTTTCAGCACCAAATGGAGGACTTTAGTTGGCATAACTGCAATTAGTTAAGTAAGCATTAGCCAGGATTcgcaataaatttaatgtttacgTTTTAAGAAATACCATTGGGGTGTGACCGTTCGCTGCTTTATGTTCAAATATCGCATGGCATACttgaaacacacacaaaaaatacgAAGAAGTGCATTAGCCATTTGGTTTGAAACTTAGCTACGAAACGCATCTGGTATTTATTTCGCCCGTTAATCAGTTTAAAACGTCCGAATAGTTATCTATaaagttattgttatttaattgaaagggtcaaggaaattaaatgtacattttttatttgaataaatatatatttatttggcatATGGAGCATATTTGTGATTGCTAAGTGTATACGCTTGTGTTTTCTCTTTCCGGTTAGGCTACGAACGGTTGATCGTTTTCGATTTGCTTAAAACGTGTATGCCTAATATTATTTGCTCAGTCGCACAACGCTTgccatttttgtaaaattgattttagcgaaacgtttttgtttatgcatgtttgtttaaataaaatataactaatTGGCGCGATCGTGGAGTGCGCAAAAGAATGTAAATAATTCCATAACATATTCTGTTATCCCAAGACTCACAGTAAGATAAATCAACTAATTCGATCTATATTATTATTGACGCACTTTGCATTTTCTTTGttcataacttaatttttaccCTCTGATTGCATTcagatatattttatttcaggGCATGTGTCGTAAAATAGTGCAGCGTATACTTTTTCAGAGAAAATcttaatattttgcaaaaaccaataagtttttgtttgcaaaGTCTATTAAATAGTAAATTGCTTTATGAATTTATATCTCTTAATTTACTTATACTGCCATTAAAATGATCAACTAATTCTCGCCAACTGTGTGGGCAGTTATATAAATACTAATGGGATACATTCGAGTTCGtctttagaaaaaattaaattcgataaattgttgttaattttgctTGTTGTGTGTATGAAACTGTTAACATTTGCTATTATTTAAGATTTCAAATTGACAATCAACCAATTTTCTATATGTACAAAATATTGTTCCTTATCATAATGCCAACGATTGTACATATCCAATAATATTTGATCCTTTATCGTTACTTTACtacttttattaatatgtttCGTTCAGTTGTAGGTAAGTTTTGCATCTTTAACTTTGAATATATGTCATTTTAGATTGGCCTAACAAAACAGTAACAAATGTCGTTAACGTTCCTTAACGTATCTCAATATTAATTCTGTGGGTAGTTTTCTATTCAGCTTGAGGGGATTTGGAGGTCTCGAAGCGAATTGGTGTACACAAACAGAATTCTTGAAATAATTCGCTGATGTTTATTATCACGTAACCTAGAATTACAAGTATGGACAGGTAATAGGGTTTTTAGACTAGCAGTCGGCGACATTCTTACATAAAACTGCATTGAAATTACAGAAATGTGCAattattcttgttttttttttaatacaattctTAATTCCTCATTACTATTTGCTCGTCCACAAACCTGTGACAGACATTGGGGATTTAAACGACAAAcggtttaaacaaaaacaaacataattttcaattaaataaaaagtaacaCTAACATAAACTCAATCAGAATGTAACACGCATTCAATTACCTGTTACTATGATAAAAgggaatttaatattattgtaacaaatattttatactatATGTACGAGTACATCAGCTTGTATCTTGTATGTTGTATGCTGTGGGTTTTTGCAATTCTTATCTAAACTGGGTCGAGAGTTTACGCGGACGAACTGTCCATCGGCACTAGCGCAGCCGCGGCTTCGGCCAGTTCCATTGCAGCTACCCGGGCTTCCGTCAGCGTCGCGTCCGCGTCAAATCCCGGCTTGTGCGTCGGCGACTGACTCGGTGTGCAGTTGGCGCTCTTTGGCTTACGGAACCAGTTGCCGAAATGGCGCCTTCCCAGCGAACCTGTAGATGTGGTGGGCAATATTTGAGTGTTTGCTGTGTCTGCGCTGGATATGCCATCCCTGGACTGCGATTTTTTGGGCAACGTCTCACAAAGGCGAGAAGCGGATTTGGCTGGTGACTCCGGCACCGAGCCCTCACCACTAGCAGAAGTGGCTCCCGTAGCGGCTAATTCCAAGTCTTGTGCCTCGTAGTCCGATTGGTCGGAGCAGTCGCCCGGCCGTTCCTCGTAATTGTACTCGAAGCCAGTCATTTCCGATACATATAAAGCTTTGCCTCCAAACTGACGTTCCAGGGCGAGGGTGTTTAGGAAGCGGTGCTTTCGGTTCGCCGACCGGAAACTGAAGTCGTACCATTTGTCGCGCGACTCGCAGTAGATGCGTAGTGAGTTCTTGATGGTGTGCCCAAACATCTTTCCGTCCCTCACGTTCACAACGCGACAGCGGTCCAAAAAAATGCGTCCTTTGTAGATGAAATGACTACGCTTGATAATATCACGTTTGCAGTAGACCAGCTGGTTATCGAATAGAAACATAGTGTAGCTGCTGTTCCACAGATTTTGTTTCTGGCGGGTCGCATCGACCTGCAGGAAGAAACGAGCACTGTGCAAGTGCAGCGGCGGCCCTTTAAAGTTCTGAAAGCTGGCCTGGTGCCTTGCAATCGTCTCGCTGTGCCGTTTTCCCTCATTAACCGCCTCTGTGATGCCACGCATGGCCTCCAGCGCCAAATTGACAGTATCTTGGGAGTCGGGTATGTCCAGTTCACTGACGTCAAGTTGCTCATAGTCGGCGGCGGCACTTGGCTTTCCACCATCTATTTCGTCCGCAACCTTGACCGCGTTTTCCAATGCCGACTTAATAATCTCGTTGAGATGGAGGGGATAGCGGCATATGCGTTGCACCGGTGCCAGCAGGTGGGCGGAGAGCGGAAGTTCTGCCAGGTTTTCTGACTCGCGGCAGCTGTAAGTATTTGTAATCAGTACACGGTTCTAGGtcaagcttttaaaataacccACTTTTCTAAGATAGTGCGGGCGTCCTTTACGCGATCGTAAGTCTCAAGTTCTATTAGGGCTCGGGGATAAGCGTTGCAGTAGCTGGAGTAGCATAGAAATCCTTTGTGCTTAAGaaacgatttaaattttaaattttaatgttaattaaaatcaatttctcATTAccattttaagaaaaacttttgcaatcTGGTTTTGTTCGATTCCACGTCGCAGAGCCTCGAGAAACTTTCTCTGGAACTTATAAATAGCCGTAATGTTGGAAAAGATGAGGCGAATGCTGTTTGGCGAGAATATATCGATGCGCTTGCTCATGGCAGGGAGATACCTAAATCAAATCAGAATGCAGAATTTTAAAACTGCTGTCGTTTGCCAACGACTTGTTCTCTTACCCATCGCAAATGGATGCCAGCAGTTTGACATAATTGATCTCCGTGTCAAGTAGTTCACGCACAGCACTTCGGCGCAGGATTGTGTTGTGGTTTAGCTGGGCACTCAGCGGGTTTGGTGGCGATTCGATGACAATAAGGGTGACGTTGCTTTGGTCCGTAGTCACGGTTACGTCTCCGTCTTCGGCAAACGTCGCAACTGGAACAGGAATGGACCCTTCATCCTCACGAGCTATGCCCTCCTCAGCCTTAGCAGCGGCAGCCCTGTGCGCGTTAAAGAAGATGTCCGTTTCAGGACAGTGAATAATGCGCACAAACTCCTTAGGGAACCAGCCCAGCTCAGGATCCAGAATTTCCTCCACGAGATTGGTGTCCTCCTTCTTAATGCGGCCAAACCACCAAGGTCCAACCTCCTTGCGCAATATTTCAATGAGCATTCCCCGCTCCAGGCCAAGCTCTTGTGGTCCGCCAGCCGTAAAGTTGTAGAGCACTTCGGCGTAGATGGTTGGGTAGTAGCTGATAGCTGGGACCAAAGGGACAAAACATTAGTAAACGCTGTCAGATTggccaattaaatttaattgagaGTGCTCTCAGCCTTAAACTTACCTTCTTCGTTCGACGCGACACTATCACTGTCGCTGTCGT
Proteins encoded in this window:
- the LOC128259517 gene encoding uncharacterized protein LOC128259517 isoform X4, translating into MSTRTISLPQTAVQQDCDAAAEAAECEGFLVGLAGAEDSRMTEGTGTQMAGPDSGRASATEFEGVTEEPVIVKVQLRESPPLSEGVYASRGSHTTWYLPVAHSPPSARSATPQTCNGASSVAVGVVQEEDAAANSSDSNSDENQKNGNHGKRINSVPAVGLSQQMKAVSSPTLSEPFIELPQQKPVENTDVAVAGSSGGNGGGGLGVLQKFKRTLNNFNKNQMHIISLPPSPTVSNPPKTSPTTPSVSITAPAPTTTVSEPGAEGGDATSGKYRFGPLIWRTSKERRKAKYNRRDKCNSGDSGIQIELEQDEQYSRALATNSLGGAAASPSAADLKVRSIRRTNSAKVSSILGPFAVRAKNARHLNMGDSGKGEREAPESLPTRSLSQPNGLESYGMVHPDQDDSDSDSVASNEEAISYYPTIYAEVLYNFTAGGPQELGLERGMLIEILRKEVGPWWFGRIKKEDTNLVEEILDPELGWFPKEFVRIIHCPETDIFFNAHRAAAAKAEEGIAREDEGSIPVPVATFAEDGDVTVTTDQSNVTLIVIESPPNPLSAQLNHNTILRRSAVRELLDTEINYVKLLASICDGYLPAMSKRIDIFSPNSIRLIFSNITAIYKFQRKFLEALRRGIEQNQIAKVFLKMHKGFLCYSSYCNAYPRALIELETYDRVKDARTILENCRESENLAELPLSAHLLAPVQRICRYPLHLNEIIKSALENAVKVADEIDGGKPSAAADYEQLDVSELDIPDSQDTVNLALEAMRGITEAVNEGKRHSETIARHQASFQNFKGPPLHLHSARFFLQVDATRQKQNLWNSSYTMFLFDNQLVYCKRDIIKRSHFIYKGRIFLDRCRVVNVRDGKMFGHTIKNSLRIYCESRDKWYDFSFRSANRKHRFLNTLALERQFGGKALYVSEMTGFEYNYEERPGDCSDQSDYEAQDLELAATGATSASGEGSVPESPAKSASRLCETLPKKSQSRDGISSADTANTQILPTTSTGSLGRRHFGNWFRKPKSANCTPSQSPTHKPGFDADATLTEARVAAMELAEAAAALVPMDSSSA
- the LOC128259517 gene encoding uncharacterized protein LOC128259517 isoform X5: MVTYHVRSSLTKFSVPQFESPGEATERCSKVKKLNNSLNMNIKKPIKRYSVNSAQLYQRSTPRRSSVGIEGRWVKPLQRNQKNGNHGKRINSVPAVGLSQQMKAVSSPTLSEPFIELPQQKPVENTDVAVAGSSGGNGGGGLGVLQKFKRTLNNFNKNQMHIISLPPSPTVSNPPKTSPTTPSVSITAPAPTTTVSEPGAEGGDATSGKYRFGPLIWRTSKERRKAKYNRRDKCNSGDSGIQIELEQDEQYSRALATNSLGGAAASPSAADLKVRSIRRTNSAKVSSILGPFAVRAKNARHLNMGDSGKGEREAPESLPTRSLSQPNGLESYGMVHPDQDDSDSDSVASNEEAISYYPTIYAEVLYNFTAGGPQELGLERGMLIEILRKEVGPWWFGRIKKEDTNLVEEILDPELGWFPKEFVRIIHCPETDIFFNAHRAAAAKAEEGIAREDEGSIPVPVATFAEDGDVTVTTDQSNVTLIVIESPPNPLSAQLNHNTILRRSAVRELLDTEINYVKLLASICDGYLPAMSKRIDIFSPNSIRLIFSNITAIYKFQRKFLEALRRGIEQNQIAKVFLKMHKGFLCYSSYCNAYPRALIELETYDRVKDARTILENCRESENLAELPLSAHLLAPVQRICRYPLHLNEIIKSALENAVKVADEIDGGKPSAAADYEQLDVSELDIPDSQDTVNLALEAMRGITEAVNEGKRHSETIARHQASFQNFKGPPLHLHSARFFLQVDATRQKQNLWNSSYTMFLFDNQLVYCKRDIIKRSHFIYKGRIFLDRCRVVNVRDGKMFGHTIKNSLRIYCESRDKWYDFSFRSANRKHRFLNTLALERQFGGKALYVSEMTGFEYNYEERPGDCSDQSDYEAQDLELAATGATSASGEGSVPESPAKSASRLCETLPKKSQSRDGISSADTANTQILPTTSTGSLGRRHFGNWFRKPKSANCTPSQSPTHKPGFDADATLTEARVAAMELAEAAAALVPMDSSSA